AAGGCTTAGATGGAGAGAAAAATGGGATGTAGCAGAAGAAAACTGAAAGACGGTGGAGTGATGATCATATGCGGTCCCGGAGTTACGCATAGCCCCTGTAGAGAATGCGGCTATGATTCTGACTTTCTTTGTGATTTTCCAGTCGGAGAAGGAAAAACCTGTGATGCAAACTTGTGCAGGGATCATGCACATGAGGTTGCTCCTGGAATACATTATTGTCCATCGCACTTCCAGGAATGGAAAATGTTCAGAGAATCAGGCGGAGTCAGACAGGTATTACAGAATGTTGTCCCCTTTGACATATAGCTTTTCGATTATCAACCTTCAGGCAATATGTTCTATGGTACTGAGTTTTCTTTTAGAAATCATTGGGCAGCAAATAAGCGATCAGTTAAAAATTGTTATTCTGTTCGGATTCATATCGTTGCTAAGGGATTAACTTTTGGATTTTCCTTTTTATTATTTACACATTGTGTAATTGCTTTGATTTCGCTTTCCCGCTAAATCCCAGAAAATCCCCGAATTTCCCAGCTTTTCTCGCTCATCTCAAGATCTTTTCTCTGCTTTAATCATCCTGTCCTCTAAATCTTCCGCAGCAACCTCACGATTATATAAAAGATAGCAGGGAAGTTTTAAAAAGCAGCCTGCTGCATACGGCTCGAACACTGTAACAATCATTTTTAAATTACGCAAAGATTTCATATACGCCGGATAATCAATCTGTCCGCAGACTATTGCATGGCTCTGCAAGCTGCCGGAAGTAGAAACATAAAGAGGCGTCCCCTTGTGGAAAACAAGCTGCATACAGCCTATTGGAAACGTAAGCTGTGAGCTGGTGGTGTCACTATGCAAAATCCAGTGATAG
The Sediminispirochaeta bajacaliforniensis DSM 16054 genome window above contains:
- a CDS encoding DUF6597 domain-containing transcriptional factor; translated protein: MIQEAFRVVKPCSPLEMYVRYHWILHSDTTSSQLTFPIGCMQLVFHKGTPLYVSTSGSLQSHAIVCGQIDYPAYMKSLRNLKMIVTVFEPYAAGCFLKLPCYLLYNREVAAEDLEDRMIKAEKRS